The genomic DNA TTGGCGGAGCTGGTGGCCGGGGGCGAGCAGGTGCTGGTGACGGCGGCGGTGGCGGAGGACGTTCCGAAGGCGCTGGCGGGGGCGCGGTTCGGCGTCTCACAGGGCTCGGTGGACCGTCTGGACCCGTAGGCACCGAGGGTTCCGTACTCTTGAGTACTTCACCGTCCACAGCCTGGGGATAAAGGAGCGCCATGACCGGGACCCCGGAGCCTTCGGGCGTGGACCTGGCGCGGGTGGCGCTCCGGGCGGCGAAGGAGCAGGCCCGGCTGCGGGGCGAGCAGGTGCGGGAGAAGCGCGAGGCGCGGCGGCACGGGCTGCGCAGCGGTGCGCGGTCGGACGGGCGCGACCCGGTCCCGTTGGGGGCGGCGCTGAATCGTTTGATCACGGAGCGCGGTTGGGAGGCTCCGGCGGCGGTCGGCGGGGTGATGGGCCGGTGGCCGCAGATCGTGGGTCCGGACATCGCGGCGCACTGCGTGCCGAAGTCGTACGTGGAGGCCGAAGCGGTCCTCACGGTGCAGTGCGACTCGACCGCATGGGCGACTCAACTGCGTTTGCTGGCTCGCCAGTTGGTGGCGCGCCTGAATCACGAGCTGGGGCACGGCACGGTCCGCGTGATCAAGGTGCTGGGGCCGGACGCGCCGGTGCGCGGGTACGGGCGGCTGCGTGCGCCGGGCAGCAAGGGGCCGGGCGACACCTGGGGGTGAGCCCGCCGGACGGGCCGGGCTCACGCGGAGTGATCTCTTCCGGAACGCCTGGCGGCCCGCGTGAGGGCTCTGAGCCCCCTGGTCGAGTATCGGGACATGTCCCGTGGGGCTTCAGGGCGGCACATCTGCCTTCAGGGGCTGCCAAACGCCCCTCGCTGTCAGTCGTACCGGTAGACTGGAAGCCAAACACTGTTGCTTGCAGCAACCGAGTCGAAACGCCGTGGTCGCACGCCTGCCCAATCGGGGGTGGGCAGGCGGCCCGCGTTGTGCCAGAGAGGGCGCTTCGTGGCCGATTCCGGCAACCCCAGCCAGACCCCAGACCCCACCGACCCGTCCGGCAGCAAGGCCTACGACGCCAGCGCGATCCAGGTGCTGGAAGGCCTCGACGCCGTCCGCAAGCGCCCCGGCATGTACATCGGCTCGACCGGTGAGCGCGGCCTGCACCACCTGGTGCAGGAAATCGTGGACAACTCCGTCGACGAGGCGATGGCCGGCCACGCGGACACCATCGACGTGACCATCCTGGCCGACGGCGGCGTGCGCGTGGTCGACAACGGCCGCGGCATCCCGGTCGGCATCATGCCCGGCCAGGACAAGCCCGCGGTCGAGGTCGTGCTCACCGTCCTGCACGCCGGCGGCAAGTTCGGCGGCGCCGGCTACGCCGTCTCCGGCGGTCTGCACGGCGTCGGCATCTCCGTGGTGAACGCGCTGTCCACCCGCCTCGCGGTGGAGATCTGGACCGACGGTGCCCGCTGGACGCAGGAGTACAAGTCGGGTGCCCCGGTCGCCCCGCTGGACCGGCACGAGGCCACCGAGCGCACCGGCACCAGCGTGACCTTCTGGGCCGACGGCGACATCTTCGAGACCACGGTCTACTCCTTCGAGACGCTGTCGCGGCGCTTCCAGGAGATGGCGTTCCTCAACAAGGGCCTGACCATCTCGCTGACCGACGAGCGCGTCGAGCACCTCGACGAGGAGGGCAAGCCCCTCTCGGTCACCTACAAGTACGACGGCGGCATCGCCGACTACGTCGCGCACCTGAACTCCCGCAAGGGCGAGCCGGTCCACCCCTCGGTGATCGACTTCGAGGCGGAGGACAAGGACAAGCGGATCTCGGTCGAGATCGCGATGCAGTGGAACGCGTCCTACACCGAGGGCGTGTACTCCTTCGCCAACACCATCCACACCCACGGCGGCGGCACCCACGAGGAGGGCTTCCGCGCCGCGCTGACCGGTCTGATGAACCGGTACGCGCGCGACAAGAAGCTGCTCCGGGAGAAGGACGACAACCTCTCCGGCGAGGACATCCGCGAGGGTCTCACCGCGATCATCTCGATCAAGCTGGGCGAGCCGCAGTTCGAGGGCCAGACCAAGGACAAGCTCGGCAACACCGAGGCCAAGACCTTCGTGCAGAAGGTGGTCAACGAGCACCTGGCGGACTGGCTGGACCGCAACCCCAACGAGGCCGCGGACATCGTCCGCAAGTCCATCCAGGCGGCCAGCGCCCGGGTGGCGGCCCGCAAGGCGCGCGACCTGACCCGCCGCAAGGGCCTGCTGGAGTCGGCCTCGCTGCCCGGCAAGCTCTCGGACTGCCAGTCCAAGGACGCGGCCGAGTGCGAGATCTTCATCGTCGAGGGCGACTCGGCCGGCGGTTCGGCCAAGCAGGGCCGCGACCCGCGCACCCAGGCGATCCTCCCGATCCGCGGCAAGATCCTGAACGTCGAGAAGGCGCGGATCGACAAGGTCCTGCAGAACACCGAGGTCCAGGCGCTGATCTCGGCCTTCGGCTGCGGCATCCAGGAGGACTACGACGAGTCCAAGCTCCGCTATCACAAGATCGTCCTGATGGCCGACGCCGACGTCGACGGCCAGCACATCCGCACCCTGCTGCTGACCCTGCTGTTCCGCTTCATGCGGCCGCTGGTCGAGGCCGGGTACGTCTACCTGGCGATGCCCCCGCTGTACAAGATCAAGTGGGGCAAGGACGACTTCGAGTACGCCTACTCCGACCGCGAGCGCGACGCGCTCATCGCGGCCGGCGTGGAGGCCGGGCGCCGACTGCCCAAGGACGACGCCATCCAGCGCTTCAAGGGTCTGGGCGAGATGAACGCCGAGGAGCTGCGGGTCACCACCATGGACGCCGCGCACCGCCTGCTGCTCCAGGTCACCCTGGAGGACGCGGCCCGTGCCGACGACCTGTTCTCCGTCCTGATGGGCGAGGACGTCGAGGCCCGCCGGTCCTTCATCCAGCGCAACGCCAAGGACGTCCGCTTCCTCGACGTCTGACGGACCGTCAAGGATCGTTGAAAGGAAACTGACCAGCAGTGGTCGACGACAACCGTCCGGACGGCGCCGAGCAGCCCGAGGACACCAGCACCGCCCAGAGCGTCATGCGGGTCGAGCCGATCGAGCTCGAGACCGAGATGCAGCGCTCCTACCTCGACTACGCGATGAGCGTCATCGTCTCGCGTGCCCTGCCGGAGGTCCGCGACGGCCTCAAGCCGGTGCACCGGCGCGTGCTCTACGCGATGTACGACGGCGGGTACCGGCCCGAGAAGGGCTACTACAAGTGCGCCCGCGTGGTCGGCGACGTGATGGGCAACTACCACCCGCACGGCGACACCTCGATCTACGACACCCTGGTGCGCCTCGCCCAGACGTGGTCGATGCGGATGCCCCTGGTGGACGGCAACGGCAACTTCGGCTCCCCGGGCAACGACCCGGCCGCGGCCATGCGCTACACCGAGTGCAAGATGATGCCGCTGGCCATGGAGATGATGCGCGACATCGACGAGGAGACCGTCGATTTCGCCGCCAACTACGACGGCCGGCAGCAGGAGCCGACCGTCCTGCCCGCGCGCATCCCCAACCTGCTGATCAACGGTGCCACCGGCATCGCGGTCGGCATGGCCACCAACATCCCGCCGCACAACCTGCGCGAGGTCGCCTCCGGCGCGCTCTGGGCGCTGGAGCACCCGGACGCCTCCAACGAGGAGCTGCTGGAAGCCCTGATCGAGCGGATCAAGGGCCCGGACTTCCCGACCGGCGCCCTGATCGTCGGCCGCCGCGGCATCGAGGACGCGTACCGCACCGGCCGCGGCTCGATCACCATGCGCGCGGTGGTGGAGGTCGAGGAGATCCAGGGCCGGCAGTGCCTGGTGATCACCGAGCTGCCGTACCAGGTGAACCCGGACAACCTCGCGCTGAAGATCGCCGACCTGGTCAAGGACGGCAAGATCGCCGGCATCGCCGACGTCCGCGACGAGTCCTCGTCCCGGACCGGCCAGCGCCTGGTCATCGTGCTCAAGCGCGACGCGGTCGCCAAGGTCGTGCTGAACAACCTCTACAAGCACACCGACCTGCAGACCAACTTCGGCGCCAACATGCTGGCCCTGGTCGACGGCGTGCCGCGCACCCTGTCGCTGGACGCCTTCATCCGGCACTGGGTCACCCACCAGGTCGAGGTCATCGTCCGCCGCACCACCTTCCGCCTGCGCAAGGCGGAGGAGCGCGCCCACATCCTGCGCGCGCTGCTCAAGGCGCTCGACCAGATCGACGCGGTGATCGCGCTGATCCGGGCCTCGGAGAGCGCCGACGCCGCCCGCACCGGCCTGATGCAGCTGCTCACCATCGACGAGATCCAGGCCAACGCCATCCTCGAGATGCAGCTGCGCCGCCTGGCCGCCCTGGAGAGCGCCCGCATCCTCAGCGAGCACGACGAGCTCCAGGCGAAGATCAACGAGTACAACGCGATCCTCGCCTCGCCCTCGCGCCAGCGCGAGATCATCTCCGAGGAGCTCACCGCGATCGTCGAGAAGTACGGCGACGAGCGGCGCTCCACCCTGATCCCCTCCGACGGCGACCTCTCGATCGAGGACCTGATCGCCGAGGAGGACATCGTCGTCACCATCACCCGCGGCGGCTACGTCAAGCGCACCCGTTCCGACCTGTACCGCTCGCA from Kitasatospora terrestris includes the following:
- the gyrB gene encoding DNA topoisomerase (ATP-hydrolyzing) subunit B → MADSGNPSQTPDPTDPSGSKAYDASAIQVLEGLDAVRKRPGMYIGSTGERGLHHLVQEIVDNSVDEAMAGHADTIDVTILADGGVRVVDNGRGIPVGIMPGQDKPAVEVVLTVLHAGGKFGGAGYAVSGGLHGVGISVVNALSTRLAVEIWTDGARWTQEYKSGAPVAPLDRHEATERTGTSVTFWADGDIFETTVYSFETLSRRFQEMAFLNKGLTISLTDERVEHLDEEGKPLSVTYKYDGGIADYVAHLNSRKGEPVHPSVIDFEAEDKDKRISVEIAMQWNASYTEGVYSFANTIHTHGGGTHEEGFRAALTGLMNRYARDKKLLREKDDNLSGEDIREGLTAIISIKLGEPQFEGQTKDKLGNTEAKTFVQKVVNEHLADWLDRNPNEAADIVRKSIQAASARVAARKARDLTRRKGLLESASLPGKLSDCQSKDAAECEIFIVEGDSAGGSAKQGRDPRTQAILPIRGKILNVEKARIDKVLQNTEVQALISAFGCGIQEDYDESKLRYHKIVLMADADVDGQHIRTLLLTLLFRFMRPLVEAGYVYLAMPPLYKIKWGKDDFEYAYSDRERDALIAAGVEAGRRLPKDDAIQRFKGLGEMNAEELRVTTMDAAHRLLLQVTLEDAARADDLFSVLMGEDVEARRSFIQRNAKDVRFLDV
- the gyrA gene encoding DNA gyrase subunit A encodes the protein MRVEPIELETEMQRSYLDYAMSVIVSRALPEVRDGLKPVHRRVLYAMYDGGYRPEKGYYKCARVVGDVMGNYHPHGDTSIYDTLVRLAQTWSMRMPLVDGNGNFGSPGNDPAAAMRYTECKMMPLAMEMMRDIDEETVDFAANYDGRQQEPTVLPARIPNLLINGATGIAVGMATNIPPHNLREVASGALWALEHPDASNEELLEALIERIKGPDFPTGALIVGRRGIEDAYRTGRGSITMRAVVEVEEIQGRQCLVITELPYQVNPDNLALKIADLVKDGKIAGIADVRDESSSRTGQRLVIVLKRDAVAKVVLNNLYKHTDLQTNFGANMLALVDGVPRTLSLDAFIRHWVTHQVEVIVRRTTFRLRKAEERAHILRALLKALDQIDAVIALIRASESADAARTGLMQLLTIDEIQANAILEMQLRRLAALESARILSEHDELQAKINEYNAILASPSRQREIISEELTAIVEKYGDERRSTLIPSDGDLSIEDLIAEEDIVVTITRGGYVKRTRSDLYRSQKRGGKGVRGAQLKQDDIVDHFFVTTTHNWILFFTNKGRVYRAKGYELPDAGRDARGQHVANLLAFQPEEHIAQVMAVRTYEDKPYLVLATRNGLVKKSLLKDYDSPRSGGLIAINLRQDEEGRDDELIGAELVSAEDDLLLISRKAQSIRFTATDEALRPMSRATSGVKGMSFREDDELLSMNVIRAGTFVFTATDGGYAKRTSVDEYRVQGRGGFGIKAAKIVEGRGSLVGALVVEETDEIMAITLSGGVIRTRVSEVRETGRDTMGVQLINLGKRDAVVGMARNAEADEEEVPGEDAAEASETGTTEQATAGGGAEQG
- a CDS encoding DUF721 domain-containing protein codes for the protein MTGTPEPSGVDLARVALRAAKEQARLRGEQVREKREARRHGLRSGARSDGRDPVPLGAALNRLITERGWEAPAAVGGVMGRWPQIVGPDIAAHCVPKSYVEAEAVLTVQCDSTAWATQLRLLARQLVARLNHELGHGTVRVIKVLGPDAPVRGYGRLRAPGSKGPGDTWG